A genomic stretch from Pochonia chlamydosporia 170 chromosome 4, whole genome shotgun sequence includes:
- a CDS encoding ankyrin (similar to Metarhizium acridum CQMa 102 XP_007814190.1), with amino-acid sequence MASVPPAPVQIALKGAWKSTASLHTDVSLIRVSTLGTRRERLGHLLSELQFLCGLLHCLFCLSVNFQSQGETPVDIPFNSPVLNGIAAMVKDIKENVADASDDILSTMMANVRFYRDLTSRIATFRTYSLSALRESLSGNTLPTELAKAPTVKDLETTLKEWMRVLNSDHYNRTMLEWASERGLVNARREFDPGYQLAATGWVKFTKTNFKSLASGISRLFSVPNSNNFIQWAAEFARATWPEIYDFDAQMALPAVSLVQDMSQGHVNSLHFAAMLGLEDIVIKILGSPASDSAAKASGFLGTPLYCALVGPAVLKFGCRPTSWGSLIVEMEPASASLIGFIIAKSGFRNFRINIPLTNGDHPVQLAHVAFVAATMLEDPDIFELATKQGIPLEGDFTLMLLSSHVFDQKAMKNPCVMSTLMAAAFDQAMDGNADDLPWEGNVICVAICDFMARHNLYFHNDDKIRLPFISTADFNSVVRQCVIDDQALINDKAMYMARLAQDERFNPDLPASNDDSMSEGTIVHLAVGGAHHAVLHELRRVGANFTLRDAQGRTPLMLAEFPATLGLLVLEYGVPTVAWDNSRQNIWHLAAATNDDNILQWLCENDPAKAANINAVNDAGRTPLGEALMCINNISVDLPSRSSLTAAAARLLLRERLVDVALGIANVRLREVVTQWPDPVLIAKLEEAGVTF; translated from the coding sequence ATGGCATCTGTACCGCCAGCGCCGGTTCAGATTGCTCTGAAGGGTGCTTGGAAGTCGACCGCTTCCCTGCACACTGACGTCAGTCTGATCAGAGTGTCGACATTGGGTACTCGCCGCGAACGTCTTGGCCACTTGCTCTCTGAGCTCCAGTTTCTTTGTGGGCTCCTTCACTGCTTGttctgtctgtctgtcaaCTTCCAGTCGCAAGGCGAAACGCCTGTTGATATTCCTTTCAACTCTCCTGTCTTGAACGGCATTGCggccatggtcaaggatATCAAGGAAAATGTGGCTGATGCGTCAGATGATATTCTTTCcaccatgatggcaaatGTGAGATTTTATCGTGATCTTACCTCCCGCATTGCAACCTTCCGTACCTACAGCCTTTCAGCTCTACGTGAAAGTCTCTCCGGAAATACTCTGCCAACGGAGCTTGCGAAGGCCCCAACTGTCAAGGACCTTGAGACTACCCTGAAAGAATGGATGAGAGTGCTGAACTCTGACCACTACAATCGTACTATGCTGGAATGGGCTTCCGAAAGAGGTCTTGTTAATGCTCGCCGAGAGTTTGACCCTGGCTACCAGCTGGCAGCTACGGGATGGGTCAAGTTTACCAAGACAAACTTCAAGTCTCTGGCTAGCGGCATATCGCGTCTCTTCTCTGTTCCGAACTCCAACAACTTTATTCAATGGGCGGCTGAGTTCGCAAGAGCTACTTGGCCAGAGATTTATGACTTTGATGCACAAATGGCATTACCAGCTGTTTCCCTGGTTCAGGACATGTCCCAAGGACATGTTAACTCTCTGCACTTTGCGGCAATGTTGGGCCTTGAGGACATTGTCATCAAAATCTTAGGCTCACCCGCGTCTGACAGTGCGGCTAAGGCTTCCGGGTTCCTTGGAACACCTCTCTACTGCGCTCTTGTAGGACCGGCGGTGCTGAAGTTTGGGTGCCGCCCAACATCATGGGGTTCGCTAATTGTCGAGATGGAGCCTGCCAGCGCATCACTCATCGGGTTCATCATTGCTAAAAGCGGCTTCCGCAACTTTCGGATTAACATCCCTCTTACAAACGGTGATCATCCGGTTCAGCTGGCCCATGTTGCATTCGTTGCTGCAACTATGCTCGAGGACCCTGACATTTTCGAACTTGCCACCAAACAAGGCATCCCACTCGAAGGAGATTTTACGCTCATGCTACTGAGCTCGCACGTCTTCGACCAAAAGGCCATGAAAAACCCCTGCGTCATGTCGACGCTTATGGCTGCAGCCTTTGATCAGGCCATGGATGGCAATGCAGACGACCTCCCCTGGGAGGGCAATGTTATCTGTGTTGCCATATGTGATTTTATGGCCAGGCACAATCTCTATTTCCACAACGATGACAAGATCAGGCTTCCCTTTATCAGCACTGCTGACTTCAATTCCGTTGTTCGACAATGCGTCATCGACGACCAGGCTCTCATCAACGATAAAGCAATGTATATGGCGAGACTGGCACAAGACGAACGTTTTAACCCAGACTTGCCCGCAAGCAACGACGACAGCATGAGCGAGGGCACCATTGTCCACCTGGCGGTCGGCGGTGCGCATCACGCTGTGCTCCACGAGCTCCGTCGTGTTGGTGCCAATTTTACCCTTCGTGATGCTCAGGGGCGAACTCCTCTCATGCTCGCTGAATTTCCCGCAACCCTTGGCCTTCTCGTCTTGGAATATGGCGTACCTACAGTCGCTTGGGATAATTCCCGGCAGAATATTTGGCACCTGGCTGCAGCTACCAACGATGACAATATCCTCCAGTGGCTCTGTGAGAATGACCCAGCGAAGGCTGCGAATATCAACGCTGTCAACGACGCTGGTCGCACTCCACTCGGGGAAGCTCTCATGTGCATAAATAATATATCTGTAGACCTTCCTAGCCGTTCCTCTCTGACAGCTGCGGCTGccaggctcctcctccgcgAGAGACTAGTCGACGTTGCACTGGGTATCGCCAATGTGCGACTGCGAGAAGTTGTCACTCAGTGGCCTGACCCGGTTCTCATCGCTAAGCTCGAGGAAGCTGGGGTGACCTTCTAG
- a CDS encoding acetyltransferase (GNAT) family domain-containing protein: protein MATYELIPNCTFEDAAGIAKNNMTAFYGETWWNMQWDIPLEKIIYMTTKRYPHNLLRDRHVRRHQKVIDTATGEIVGYARWILPESFASSWLDAQPPDASDEDKIRFKKDFDEQPWRTRPEVDDSDELVEEQIRKHTPKVPYIKLDYLGVHPDHHRRGIASMLVQSGVKAANQLGIDLYLVAMGINACNLYKKYGFEELDSLSQDLSRWGFQGTYDTWILIKHPETASH from the exons ATGGCAACTTACGAGCTGATTCCCAATTGCACCtttgaagatgctgctggtATTGCAAAAAACAACATGACTGCCTTTTACGGCGAGACCTGGTGGAATATGCAATGGGATATACCACTTGAAAAGATTATATACATGACAACCAAGAGATACCCTCATAATTTGCTCAGAGATAGGCATGTTCGGCGACACCAAAAGGTAATCGATACGGCAACGGGCGAAATTGTCGGGTATGCTCGATGGATTCTCCCCGAGTCATTTGCAAGCAGCTGGCTTGATGCTCAGCCTCCTGATGCAAGCGACGAGGACAAGATTCGCTTTAAGAAAGATTTTGACGAGCAGCCGTGGCGGACGCGACCGGAAGTTGATGACTCCGACGAATTGGTTGAGGAGCAGATCCGAAAGCATACTCCTAAGGTACCATATATAA AGCTTGATTACCTTGGCGTCCACCCCGACCATCACCGCAGAGGAATCGCCAGTATGTTGGTTCAGTCCGGAGTCAAGGCAGCGAACCAGTTGGGCATTGACTTGTATCTTGTTGCCATGGGAATAAATGCCTGTAACCTGTACAAGAAGTATGGATTCGAAGAACTGGATAGCCTCAGCCAAGACCTGAGCAGATGGGGCTTTCAAGGGACGTACGATACTTGGATCTTGATCAAGCATCCAGAAACAGCATCACACTAA
- a CDS encoding benzoate 4-monooxygenase cytochrome P450 (similar to Aspergillus clavatus NRRL 1 XP_001276746.1): MSIFSITVTQLGSLFVLLVSLKVLWEYFFSPLKEFPGPFAAKVTDAWRASLTASGNIDTITRGWHRKWGQAVRIGPNTISLSDTNLIKLVYASTSKAAWKKSKMYRVNDVVVNGHRISNIFNTQDEAFHSKYTKPIGGFWTLSRILELEPLMDETIHKFVSRLGNKFADNPKMVCMMDDWLTYFAWDFAANATFGRHYGFIDEEKDVQGMIKESTGGLCYFAPVSQMPWLDNWLDKNPIYRLGPKPLVNGFLYTVKILADYQKGLVEGTIARTEVKTFIEKYNGLKDVYPDIADNNQVVNWLMLNVLAGGDSTAGALRPVVYYLAKYPESQRRLQAELSEANLSLPAPWKEVNKLPYLDAVIREASRMSPAVGLMFEREAPSTGFQLPDGRFIPGGTVVGINPAVVTRDTDIFGAEIDDFVPERWLKKPDEDAGRFVHRRRRMEETTDFMFGAGSRVCMGKHFAKAEMYKLMATLYSMFYIQFSDPKGEWKCFNAWFMYQSNMPMVITRLGED, translated from the exons ATGTCTATTTTTTCTATCACAGTGACCCAACTTGGATCTTTATTCGTGCTACTCGTCTCTCTCAAGGTACTCTGGGAGTACTTCTTCTCACCATTGAAAGAATTCCCTGGCCCATTTGCCGCCAAAGTTACAGATGCTTGGAGGGCAtccttgacagcctctgGTAATATTGACACTATCACCCGAGGGTGGCACAGAAAATGGGGCCAGGCGGTTCGCATTGGACCAAACACAATTAGTTTGAGTGACACAAACCTGATCAAATTGGTGTATGCCAGCACAAGTAAAGCTGCGTGGAAAAAG AGTAAAATGTACCGAGTCAATGACGTGGTTGTCAATGGTCACAGAATTTCGAACATCTTCAATACGCAAGACGAGGCCTTTCACAGCAAGTACACCAAGCCAATTGGGGGCTTTTGGACCCTATCCAGAATTTTGGAACTTGAACCATTGATGGACGAAACCATCCACAAATTCGTCAGCAGACTTGGAAACAAGTTTGCCGATAATCCAAAAATGGTCTGCATGATGGATGATTGGTTAACATACT TCGCATGGGATTTTGCAGCCAACGCTACCTTTGGAAGACATTATGGCTTCATcgatgaagaaaaagacgTCCAAGGTATGATCAAGGAATCCACAGGTGGCCTCTGCTATTTCGCACCC GTGTCACAAATGCCCTGGCTCGACAACTGGCTCGACAAGAATCCCATCTACCGACTCGGCCCGAAACCCTTGGTTAATGGATTTCTATACACGGTCAAAATTCTGGCTGACTACCAGAAGGGACTTGTCGAAGGTACCATCGCACGTACTGAGGTCAAGACTTTCATAGAAAAGTACAACGGCCTTAAAGACGTCTATCCAGATATCGCAGATAACAACCAGGTAGTCAATTGGCTCATGCTGAATGTGTTGGCAGGTGGGGATTCAACAGCCGGGGCTCTGCGACCTGTCGTTTACTATCTTGCTAAATATCCAGAGTCGCAGAGGAGGTTACAGGCCGAACTCTCCGAGGCAAATCTCTCCCTCCCTGCGCCATGGAAGGAGGTCAACAAGCTGCCATATCTAGACGCAGTCATACGGGAGGCGTCACGCATGAGTCCGGCTGTAGGCTTGATGTTCGAACGAGAAGCACCATCTACGGGATTCCAACTTCCGGACGGTCGCTTTATCCCTGGTGGCACAGTCGTAGGTATAAATCCCGCTGTCGTGACAAGGGATACGGACATCTTCGGCGCAGAAATTGATGATTTCGTCCCGGAGCGCTGGCTAAAGAAGCCCGATGAGGACGCTGGGCGCTTTGTCCATCGGCGTCGACGCATGGAGGAAACTACTGACTTCATGTTCGGGGCCGGCAGCAGAGTCTGTATGGGGAAGCATTTTGCCAAGGCGGAAATGTACAAGCTTATGGCCACGTTGTACAGCATGTTTTAT ATCCAATTTTCCGACCCCAAGGGTGAGTGGAAATGCTTCAACGCGTGGTTTATGTACCAGAGCAATATGCCAATGGTGATTACGAGGCTGGGAGAGGACTGA